A part of Numenius arquata chromosome 2, bNumArq3.hap1.1, whole genome shotgun sequence genomic DNA contains:
- the ANAPC1 gene encoding anaphase-promoting complex subunit 1 isoform X1, producing the protein MSDHSDERATMIAAGDLQEFAPRGREHCRRHPSALTLQLRRLQPASELCSSDGAAGLVGSLREVTIHERQRESWQLRKGVSDVGEEVDYDEELYVASNMVIWSKGSKNQASTVYKAFTVDSPVLQALWCDFTIPWEKSEKADVSDGDEIVEKCICILQNSCINVHSIEGKDYIAALPFQVANVWPTKYGLLFERSSSSHEVPPSPPREPLPTMFSMLHPLDEITPLVCKSGAGVFGSARVQYVADYTLRIVFVNAEPSIVMTYDTVQSLHTVWALRRVKPEEQNTVLKFSEQMGTPQHVATSSSLTAHLRSFSKGDSPVGSPFQNYSSIHSQSRSVSSPSMQSRSPSISNMAALSRSHSPALGVHSFSGVQRFNFSSNAQSPKRHSITHSPNSTCSDSFLIPETEPIVPELCIDHLWTETVTNMREKNSQASKVFITTDLCGQKFLCFLVESQLQLRCVKFQESNDKSQLIFGSVTNIQAKDAAPVQGIYTLLVLEGSGNLVLYSGVVRVGKVFIPGLPAPSLTMSNQMPRPSTPLDSVSTPSKPLNKHLGPLEEGVLLSPVPELRDSSKLHDSTYVEDCTFQQLGTFIHALRDPVHNRVTLELSNNTMVRITIPEIATSELVKRCLQGIKAILPKEVAVQMLVKWYNAYNAPGGPSYHSEWNLFVTCLMNMMGYNTERLYWTRNLDFEGSLSPVIAPKKARPSETGSDEDWEYLLSSDYHRNFESHPVAKALRLDLLEASAPKDDFSQSLSLDSSTLLFTHIPAIFFVLHLIYEELKLNTLMGEGIRSLVVLLVQLARDLKLEAYIDYYYRDYPALVKTSRQTCIIDQVQTGFMHHPSFFSAEPPSIFQWLSSCLKGGVQPYPYLPGICERSKLVVVSVALYILGDESAVSNEASHYLYKITSGQRKQQIEQDDNRHHFRHSTSVSSLAEKLVIWMTNVGFTLRDLESLPFGVALPIRDAIYYCREQPASDWPEAVCLLIGRQDLSKQACEGNLQKSKSSVGPVLSSDIPSGTESEEDEDGMNDMNEEVMSLIWSEDLRVQEVRRLLQSARPVRVNVVQMPEASDHEYIEEKENRLLQLCQRTMALPVGRGMFTLFSYHPVPTEQLPIPKLNLTGRAPPRNTTVDLNSGNIDVPPNMACWASFHNGVAAGLKIAPASQIDSAWIVYNKPKIAELANEYAGFLMALGLNGHLTKLATLNIHDYLTKGHEMTSIGLLLGVSAAKLGTMDMAITRLLSIHIPALLPPTSTELDVPHNVQVAAVIGIGLVYQGTAHRHTAEVLLAEIGRPPGPEMEYCTDRESYSLASGLALGMVCLGHGSNLIGMSDLNVPEQLYQYMVGGHRRFQAGMHREKHKSPSYQIKEGDTINVDVTCPGATLALAMIYLKTNNRSIADWLQAPDTMYLLDFVKPEFLLLRTLARCLILWDDILPNSKWVNSNVPQIIRENSISLHATELPSSEDLSLETLAQAHVYIIAGACLSLGFRFAGSENLAAFKCLYKYATDFLKCLSAPTASITGHYNLETCLSVLLLSLAMVMAGSGNLKVLQLCRFMHKKTGGEMNYGFHLAHHMALGLLFLGGGRYSLSTSNSSIAALLCALYPHFPVHSTDNRYHLQALRHLYVLAAEPRLLTPIDVDSNTPCYALIEVTYKGTQWYAEATEELMAPTLLPELHLLKQIRVKGPRYWELLIDLSKGTNHLKSILSKGGVLYVKLRAGQLSYKEDPMGWRSLLAQTVTHRNSEARAFKPEAISAFTSDPALFSFADYFCKPTVNMGQKQEILDLFSSILYECVTQENPEMLPTYIAIDQAVRRLERREMSETFELWQIKLVLEFFSSRSHQERMSRNPNRGLFMNSEFLPVMKCTIDNTLDQWLQAGGDVSLHSYLSGQTTEESQLSMLACFLIYHSVPTPGQLAAGGLEGNTNFSELLLKFKQLNMPVRALLRLAPLLLRNPQSMVL; encoded by the exons ATGTCGGACCACTCTGACGAGAGGGCGACGATGATTGCGGCCGGCGACCTGCAGGAGTTCGCCCCCCGGGGCCGCGAGCACTGCCGGCGCCACCCCAGCGCCCTCACCCTCCAGCTGCGGCGGCTGCAGCCCGCCTCCGAGCTCTGCTCCTCCGATGGGGCGGCCGGCCTGGTGGGGTCCCTTCGGGAGGTGACCATCCATGAGCGGCAGCGG GAAAGTTGGCAGTTGAGGAAAGGCGTCAGTGATGTCGGGGAAGAAGTGGATTATGATGAAGAGCTGTATGTGGCCAGCAATATGGTCATTTGGAGCAAAGGAAGTAAAAACCAAGCGTCTACTGTTTATAAGGCTTTTACTGTCGACAGCCCTGTTCTGCAG GCCTTATGGTGTGACTTCACTATACCCtgggaaaaatctgaaaaagctgATG tttcAGACGGTGATGAAATAGTAGAGAAATGTATCTGCATATTGCAGAATTCCTGTATAAATGTGCATAGCATAGAGGGTAAGGATTACATTGCTGCTTTACCTTTTCAG GTCGCAAACGTCTGGCCAACAAAATATGGTTTGTTATTTGAGCGTAGCAGTTCTTCACATGAAGTACCGCCAAGTCCACCCAG GGAACCTTTGCCTACTATGTTCAGCATGCTACACCCATTAGATGAGATAACACCTCTGGTCTGTAAGTCTGGAG CAGGTGTGTTTGGTTCTGCCAGAGTGCAGTATGTTGCTGATTACACCTTGAGGATCGTGTTTGTCAATGCTGAACCTTCCATTGTGATGACGTATGATACTGTGCAAAGTTTACATACTGTTTGGGCCCTTCGGAGAGTGAAGCCAGAG GAGCAGAACACAGTGCTGAAGTTCTCGGAGCAGATGGGCACACCGCAGCACGTGGCCACTAGCAGCTCCTTGACCGCTCATCTCAGAAGCTTCTCAAAAGGAgactctcctgtgggctcccctTTCCAGAACTACTCATCTATCCACAGCCAGAGCAGATCAGTGTCATCACCCAGCATGCAGTCCCGCTCACCGTCTATCTCCAACATGGCTGCTTTGAG CCGCTCTCATTCCCCTGCCCTGGGAGTGCATTCCTTCTCAGGAGTGCAGAGGTTCAACTTTTCCAGTAATGCTCAGTCACCGAAGAGGCACAGTATTACCCATTCGCCAAACAGCACTTGCAGTGATTCCTTCCTTATACCAGAAACTGAACCAATTGTTCCTGAGCTGTGTATAGATCATCTGTGGACAGAAACAGTCACAAACATGAG AGAGAAGAATTCCCAAGCATCAAAAGTGTTTATTACCACTGACCTTTGTGGGCAGAAGTTCTTGTGCTTTTTAGTGgaatcccagctccagctgcg GTGTGTAAAATTTCAGGAAAGCAATGATAAGTCACAGCTGATCTTTGGTTCTGTTACCAATATTCAAGCAAAGGATGCAGCTCCAGTGCAG GGCATTTATACGCTGCTGGTTCTGGAAGGCAGTGGAAATCTAGTGCTTTATTCTGGAGTGGTTCGG GTGGGGAAGGTTTTTATCCCTGGGCTGCCTGCTCCATCCCTGACAATGTCCAACCAAATGCCTCGGCCAAGTACTCCCTTGGATAGTGTCAGCACTCCATCCAAGCCTTTGAATAAGCACCTGGGGCCCCTAGAAGAG GGTGTGCTTTTGTCACCAGTTCCAGAGCTAAGGGATTCTTCCAAACTTCATGACTCAACTTACGTTGAAGACTGTACTTTTCAGCAGCTTGGGACTTTCATTCATGCTCTCAGAGATCCTGTCCACAACAGAGTAACTTTG GAACTCAGCAATAATACAATGGTTCGGATTACAATTCCTGAAATTGCCACTTCAGAACTAG tgAAAAGATGTCTGCAAGGCATCAAAGCTATCCTGCCCAAGGAGGTAGCGGTACAGATGCTTGTCAAGTGGTACAATGCTTATAATGCTCCAGGAGGACCAAGCTATCATTCAGAATGGAATTTGTTTGTAACATGTCTCATGAATATGATGGGTTACAACACAGAGAGACTGTACTGGACCCGTAAT cTTGATTTTGAAGGATCACTTTCACCAGTTATTGCTCCAAAGAAGGCTAGACCATCAGAAACAGGGTCAGATGAA GACTGGGAATATCTCTTGAGCTCTGATTACCATAGGAATTTTGAGTCTCATCCTGTAGCCAAGGCTTTGCGACTGGATCTTCTGGAAGCTTCAGCTCCGAAGGATGACTTTTCACAAAGCCTTAGTTTGGATTCCTCAACCCTCCTTTTCACCCATATTCCTgctattttctttgttcttcatcTGATCTATGAGGAGCTCAAGCTAAATACTTTAATGGGAGAAGGAATTCGTTCGCTTGTTGTTCTTCTGGTTCAGCTGGCCAG GGACTTAAAACTTGAAGCTTATATAGATTATTACTACAGAGACTATCCAGCCCTTGTAAAAACCTCCAGACAGACATGCATAATTGATCAAG TCCAAACAGGTTTCATGCACCATCCCTCATTTTTTTCTGCCGAGCCTCCAAGTATCTTTCAGTGGCTGAGTTCCTGTCTGAAGGGAGGAGTGCAGCCTTATCCTTACTTACCAGGAATCTGTGAAAGGAGCAAACTGGTAGTAGTG AGTGTGGCTCTGTATATACTTGGTGATGAGAGTGCTGTATCTAACGAAGCCTCCCATTATTTGTACAAGATTACATCAG GGCAACGAAAACAGCAAATAGAACAGGATGACAATcg acacCATTTCAGACACAGCACATCTGTTTCCAGCCTGGCTGAAAAGTTAGTTATTTGGATGACTAATGTTG GTTTCACCTTAAGAGATCTGGAGTCTCTCCCCTTTGGTGTAGCTCTTCCTATTAGAGATGCAATATACTATTGCCGAGAGCAGCCTGCCTCAGACTGGCCAGAAGCAGTTTGTCTGTTGATTGGGCGCCAGGATCTGTCCAAACAGGCGTGTGAAGGGAACCTGCAAAAGAGTAAATCT TCTGTGGGCCCAGTGCTGTCCTCTGATATTCCGTCTGGAACTGAATcagaagaggatgaggatggcaTGAATGACATGAACGAGGAAGTGATGTCACTAATATGGAGCGAGGATTTGAGAGTGCAGGAAGTACGCAGACTCCTTCAGAGTGCCCGTCCTGTACGTGTCAATGTAGTGCAAATGCCAGAAGCTAGTGACCATGAATAcatagaagagaaagaaaaccg GTTGTTACAGCTGTGCCAGCGAACCATGGCACTACCTGTTGGACGAGGAATGTTCACTTTGTTCTCATATCATCCTGTTCCAACGGAGCAGTTACCCATCCCTAAGCTGAATCTAACTG GCCGAGCTCCTCCTAGGAATACCACTGTTGATCTGAACAGTGGGAATATCGATGTGCCTCCTAACATGGCTTGCTGGGCCAGCTTTCACAACGGGGTAGCTGCTGGCCTGAAGATAGCACCTGCTTCACAGATAGACTCTGCTTGGATTGTTTATAACAAGCCAAAAATTGCCGAACTAGCAAATGAATACGCAGGCTTCCTCATGGCTCTGGGTCTCAACGGGCATCTCACAAAACTTGCCACGCTCAATATACATGACTACCTAACAAAG GGTCATGAGATGACAAGTATTGGACTGTTGCTTGGCGTTTCTGCTGCCAAGCTGGGCACAATGGATATGGCCATTACGCGCCTCCTGAGCATCCACATACCTGCCCTCCTGCCACCAACTTCAACAGAGCTGGATGTCCCTCACAACGTGCAGGTGGCTGCTGTGATAGGAATAGGCCTTGTCTATCAGGGCACTGCTCACAGGCACACAGCTGAGGTTCTGCTGGCTGAAATAG gACGACCCCCTGGACCAGAAATGGAGTACTGCACAGATAGGGAGTCCTATTCACTGGCATCTGGGCTAGCCTTAGGCATGGTTTGCCTCGGG CATGGCAGTAATTTGATAGGCATGTCAGACCTCAATGTTCCCGAGCAGCTTTACCAGTACATGGTTGGGGGTCACAGGAGATTCCAGGCAGGAATGCACAGAGAGAAGCACAAATCTCCCAGTTATCAAATCAAG GAGGGAGACACCATAAATGTGGACGTTACTTGTCCAGGTGCCACACTTGCACTTGCTATGATCTACCTAAAGACTAATAACAG ATCAATTGCTGACTGGCTTCAAGCACCAGATACCATGTATTTGCTGGACTTTGTAAAACCAGAGTTCCTTTTATTGAGG ACCTTGGCTCGATGCCTAATTTTGTGGGATGACATCTTGCCCAATTCCAAGTGGGTTAATAGCAACGTGCCTCAA ATCATAAGGGAAAACAGTATATCTCTTCATGCAACAGAGCTGCCTTCATCTGAAGACCTGAGTTTAGAAACACTGGC GCAAGCTCATGTCTACATCATTGCTGGAGCGTGTTTGTCACTGGGATTTCGATTTGCTGGTTCAGAAAATCTGGCAGCATTTAAGTGCTTG taCAAATATGCAACAgatttcctgaaatgtttgtcaGCACCAACAGCTTCAATA ACAGGTCACTATAATCTCGAAACATGCTTGAGTGTCTTGCTGCTCTCTCTTGCAATGGTGATGGCTGGCTCTGGAAACCTGAAAGTCCTTCAGCTTTGCCGTTTCATGCACAAGAAGACGGGCGGAGAGATGAACTATGGGTTCCACTTAGCTCACCACATGGCTTTGGGGCTTCTCTTTCTGGGAGGAGGAAG GTATTCACTGAGCACTTCGAATTCTTCAATTGCTGCTCTCCTTTGTGCTCTCTACCCTCACTTCCCTGTTCACAGCACAGACAATCG GTACCACCTTCAGGCTTTGCGTCACTTGTACGTGCTGGCAGCAGAACCAAGGCTCTTAACACCCATTGATGTGGATTCAAACACTCCTTGTTACGCACTGATAGAGGTTACATACAAG GGCACACAGTGGTACGCAGAAGCCACCGAGGAACTGATGGCACCCACGCTTCTTCCAGAGCTTCACTTACTGAAGCAG ATCAGAGTGAAGGGACCACGGTACTGGGAATTATTAATAGATTTAAGCAAGGGAACGAATCATCTAAA ATCAATTCTTTCAAAGGGTGGTGTCTTGTACGTGAAGCTAAGAGCTGGGCAGCTCTCCTACAAGGAGGACCCAATGGGCTGGCGCAGTCTCTTAGCACAGACTGTTACTCACCGAAACTCCGAAGCTCGGGCATTCAAG CCAGAAGCAATTTCAGCTTTCACTTCTGATCCtgctctgttttcatttgctgATTACTTTTGCAAACCGACTGTAAACATGGGCCAG AAACAGGAAATCCTGGATCTTTTCTCCTCAATTCTTTATGAGTGTGTTACCCAAGAAAATCCAGAGATGCTGCCCACGTACATAGCAATAGATCAG GCTGTCAGGAGattagaaagaagagaaatgtCCGAGACGTTTGAGCTGTGGCAGATAAAGCTGGTGTTAGAATTTTTCAGTTCCAGAAGTCACCAGGAGAGGATGAGCAGGAATCCAAACCGAGGACTCTTCATGAACTCTGAATTTTTGCCTGTGATGAAGTGCACTATTGATAATACTTTGGACCAGTGGCTTCAAG CAGGAGGGGATGTCTCTCTACATTCTTACCTAAGTGGACAGACCACGGAGGAATCTCAACTGAGCATGCTGGCTTGTTTCCTTATTTACCACTCTGTCCCGACACCAGGTCAGCTGGCAGCTGGAGGCTTGGAAG GAAACACCAACTTCTCCGAGCTGCTTTTGAAGTTCAAGCAGTTGAACATGCCAGTTCGTGCGTTGCTACGGCTCGCTCCTCTGTTGCTTAGAAATCCACAGTCCATGGTGCTGTAG